ATGTGAGTGGAGTTGCATGGTTTTTCCGAACCTATAGGGGGATTTTTCACACTCACCCTCAACTGCAGGCTTGATATACCATGCATGATTTGTTAAGCTATTATCTAGTTCTTGTTCATTTAGTCATACTAGCATGTTTGATAGCTTATACCTGGGTTGTTAAGTTCCTCTTTTTGTTTGCTTGTGTGCTATGTTCTCATGCACTTCCTTGTTAGAAATTTTTGTAATGGGAATAAGGTTGTTTAGTTATGCCTTATTATCCTTTATTATGCTAGAATTGTTCTCAAACTTTTTCCCCAAATTGTTGTTATAGTTTGATGTCTTTAATCATAGGACCCTCCAAGGAAGTCACTATTAGTGTCGATTGGAGTCATGTAGTCTGAAAGATTTTCTTTTACAAGTAAGTAATCCATTGGTAAAATTTCGTACTTTGAGATtataaaatttctgaaattttataagtggtttatttagatatttaattattttctagctatGCTTAATCATTTGTGGAATATATGTATTTTccttatttaattgtttattgattatttgattaccattgattttatactcagtattttaaattattcttttgacTTTGGATAACAGTGGATGTTTGAaggatttaaattttgttaatttaatttatagtaaatttttgtttatctttttattgtcCCTGAAGtggaattttgaattttatcaatatttctaaatatatgtgagcttgaaaaaaatttgggaatttctgaacttgtactctgcaaatattttgtttatgaatgTTTTCGTCTCCAAATTAgtgatatgcaaccctgtcagtggggggttaaaccctgaccttgtcgacaagaagTTACGGAAAAATGAGAGCTGAGTTTACGCCCTTTGTGTCagatttctttgaaaaaaatcaacgaGCCACGATATTGaggtctcgggtcaccgaggataaataaatgatctctgttattctggctcgggtcaccgaggataaacaaatgacttgtggcatctatagtgaatttggagacataaaCTTGAATCTGTTACTTTTTGGTtttgcccttttgattttgattttctgcaaaaacacaaatatttgtcctgccttgaaatttttgtatttttgatatcGTATTTCAGGGTTTTGAATTCCGGTAAatcatatttggaaatattctttattGGAATATTTCaacttgtattttgttttgtttaaattatgttttgaagacctatgctcatttctGGCGAATTATTATTCGCAGTTATGAAATctggtattcttttgatttcaattATCTTGAATAGCGTTATTACTTaagaactatacctctgttgaattatttatttttgtatttgttttaaacTATGTTTGAActtttgaattattcttaatatctgAAATGGAGATTTGTAAACCCtgttgttttaaaacaatttctggattacttactaggctagtgagctcatggattttctttaaatccttttcagatcatgaGTGATAGACTGGCGTGGATCTTGAAAAGATTATACGTAGATGTTGTCTTATCCTATTGTAAATTTTGTGTTCTTATTATTGTCTATCCCTGTATTcgtgtatttttgtattttttggacTTACGTGTCGGTATTACATactttgtagagtttgtaatcCACGTAACTTTCGATTGGGTTGTTATAGATTTACATTACGAATTAGATTACGAGGCCTTGCGAGGCCTATAGGGATCACACCTTATTGGTCTCTGACCCGGTTTGTCTGCGTCTGCGGGTCCGGCGAGCGGATTCGAGTGTAACAAATAAAGTGGTATCAGTGAGATTcggtctttttttatttcatttagtGGTCTTAGTGCGTGTGTTAGATAGAAGTGTTAAACACGAAGTGTTGTTTTAGAATTTGAACCCATATCGAGTTAATGACATCGAAATGGGTTTTAATCACTGATTGATTCTATATTGCCACCTCACTTCCAGATTTGCCCTTAAAAGAGCATCTTGAGCCTTAGTCTAGTTTCCATGCCTTGAATGACTTTGATTTATATAGTAGATCCGCTAGCTTTAATTCACCTTATGTTCTTGATGATTacattgatttttgatttttctttaagaGTAATCACTTTGTGCCATTCTTTTTAgtgggaaaaaaaaaccttttggtCATCTGCCATCACCCATGATTGTGTAGCTTGAGCATTAAGTATCTTGTGGATTATTTGATCCTTCAAAAGGAAATGCTTTCTTCTACCCCAAAGTAAGTCTTGTGCCAAAGTCAAATGGTGTGTGTGGTATCTCTCTTTAAAAACAACCTTGGCTTGTCATTTTGCTTCTCGTATTTGACATGACTCATATGCTAAGCTATTGGTTCATTGCCATCCTTTGGATTATACATTTGTTAATTGTGTATATCACATTGAGTTGCGATATGATGTTATCTACTTATGGACATCATTTGTGCATTAGAcccattttgttttcttcaatgTTACGAATTCTAGAAAGTTGAATCAGTTTTCAACACTTTTTTAGTTAGGTGTGATTTATTGACATCTCCGGATGCCAAAATAGTTTGTGAAGTTAAATTGTGCTTGTCCTTGGCCCTGTTTAAAGTGGTTGGAGTATTGATATGAGCTTTGGGTGGCAAGATATGCTTTAAAATTGAGGAACAACATTTCTTATAGTTTGATGATGTCCTAATCCTCCTTGAGGCGAGAATAATTTTTGAGTGGCATGTTGTTGCAATGTCTTTTGGATAATAATTGATAATCATTGGAGAATCATCTTGGGAAGGTAAAATGAGCCCATATTACTATGATGTTTTTCATCTTGATTATGAGAGGATTCATGCCATGATATTCAAGTGGATGTAATTAATCTTGCCTGACCATTGATGTGTAAATTTAGAACATTACGCTTGTggataattcaagaaaaatttttaatttgggtGGATACTTGgtcaattttaaaacaaaagacttctaaaaaaataaaaaaaaaattctgataattaaaataaatgcataGATTAATTGgtcaattttaaaacaaaagacttctaaaataatttatcctattaaataatttatatcgtcattatatattttattatttatattaattatcataaatcACGAAATATGACATTTATGGATATGAGTGGTTCTAAACTTGTTTTACGTGTTTAATGTATTACGGGAATGGTCTCGTGATAATATCCGTCAAGAAGTGTGTACGatcaactctctctctctctctctctctctctctctctctctcgcctcTCGTCGGGAACAATGGCGGTGGGCGATTCTCTCAACGATCTTAGGGGCCGATCATCAAGTTAATGACACTATACGTATTTTCGATATAGAGGCCCAATTTGGGGAGGAGTTGATGGGCGGTGGGAAGCTCAGCAGTATTTACTTCAAATCCAGACCTACTGGTTGAAGATGCGAGAGGAGGCGGCTCATGGAGCAGTGTCGAGTCTGGTGATCTTTGCTTTCGGAGATGTTGCCCTATGATCTTGAGGACATTCTTGACGAGGCCAACACACATGTCACTGCTCATCAGTACGCAAGGCCGAGTTTTATGGTTCCTTGAAAAGCAAAGGTGCGtgactttttctctcttcatcatAACCCCTCCTGTTTCAACTTCAGTTTGGGGGATAAACTTAAAAGCATCAACAAAAGAATAGATGATGTCGTAGAGGAGATGCATACCTTCAATTTTAATGTTGTcgacaacaaaaaaacaacaacgaCGACGGGGCCTTGGAGGAATAGGCCACAAACACATTCCTATGTACACGAATCGAGATGTGATCGGCGagagatgaaaataaagaagaaatagTGCGAGATCTTGATACATGACCATTTTGAAGAAAGTAGCGATGGTTTCCATAGTCGGTATGGGCGGTTTAGGCAAGACAACACTTGCTTTCGGTTGATCTATGGAGATGAAAATGTGAAGAATCACTTCCAGCTGCGCATATGGGTATGTGTCTCGATGATTTTTGATGTGCCAAAGCTTGCTAGAAACATCATGCTCGCTTCCTCGAGAAATCTTATGATCAGTACAAACATGGAGGTGCTACAGTAGTGATCTCGGCAGCTCACGGGGCGGGAAAGAGTATCTGCTTGTATTGGATGATGTTTGGAATGAAAATCACATGAAGTGGGATGCACTTAGGCAGTACTTCTTGATGGAGGCGAAGGAAGAGCGAATTTTAGTAACCAGCATAGCAGGACTGCTCAAGGATAATGGGTGCAAGAAAACCTTATCCTCTGAGGGTTTATCGGGAAGAAAGCTCCACGGGCTTTGTTTGAACAAAAAGCATTCACCTCAAGTGTATCAAGACAACGAAATTGAGTACGAGATAGGTAAAAAGATTGTTAGGAAGTGCAAAGGATTACCTCTTGCAATAAAAGTAGCAGGGGAGTATCATGCATTCCAAGAGCAAAAGAAAGTCAATGGCAAGCGTATgttagagaataaaaatatggGATATACCACGCTAcacaatttttcaattttagaaAGCGAGTTTATTAgaggggtttttaaaaaccgactccataattatattttatattaaactatACAACGGTTTACAAAAACCccctcaaatttaaaaaaaccctctctctctctctctctctctctcacttgCCTTGCGGGTGTTGATCTTCGCCCGCATCGCTCGCGCTGCCGAGCACTCACTCACACGATCGCCGCCCGATAATCTTCGAGCACTTTTGAAGCACCTCCGCCATTGAGTCCTAAACCCCTCGGTCTTCCCTTCATTCCCTCCGGTCTCCGGCCCGATGTTGAGCGCCGGGTGgtttttcctttttgcccttAGATTTCTAGGTTTTAATATACCTTTCTCGGCCTTTTGGCTAAGATCAAAGTGTAGTgattctagggtttttagattatggatagatttttttatgaatgtggtTCTGCATTGCTTCACTTGCCGTTGGACCTTGACCGCCACGGAGCTTGATCGAGGAAAACCTGCTGGCCATGATCGGGATCTCTCTCTCGAGAAATCTAAGCTTCTTTTTGAGGAATTTTTCGGGTTTtctgaaattattttgataattggggattttttttcttttatttatttttattttgagagatCTAAGCGTTTGTAGagccattttcatttgtttaaaaattttagctAGCACTGGGTGTGTGTATCTAATTATGGggtttttccttaatttttttgggatcttctttgttgattttattttatttttttttttttaatagtgattCCACTTATTTTGATCATTTGGTTTCCATTTTTGGGGGAGTTGTTTAAAAGTTTATCTTGTAATTGAGTGATGTATTCCACTGATTTAGTTTTTGAAGGTGTATGCATGGACCTATTATTAGATCTATGCTTTTTGATATGATTTTGTAATTGAGTGATGTAGTCCcgatttagttttttaatactGAGACTTGATTACATTTCGATCCGGTTGTCGGATATACAAATTACCCATTTCTTGAATCTAATGCTAAGTACCTATTTACTATCTTGAATATGTATAATCTTTTTAACATGCTTGGTCTTTTGTTCTCCTTGCTTGTTAAAGAACTTCATTAATTTTCAggttttttcccaaaaattgaCATAAAGAGGTGATCATCAATCTAGACCTTAAAAGTAAATAGAATTTAGGAATAAGTGAAGAATCTAGAAGTTGGCCATTAGTTGTCGAGATACAAAAGATTACCCATTTCTTTAATCTAATGCTTAGTGCCGATTTTACTACTTACCGTCTTGAATatgatttagaatttttttttaacatagttTGTCTCTGTTTACTATTTCTAATTGCTTATTGAATAACTTCATTAATTTTGATGGTTCCTGAAATTGTCACAAAGATATGATCATCATTCTAAACCTTAATGTAAAGGGAATTTAGCACTAGATGAAGAATCTAAAAGCTGGCCATTATAGAAGTCATCTATGTATAAAAGGTAATTTTTGGGTTTCCACGTCCATCTACGTCGGAAATGCTAATAAATGAGGTGGTCCTGTAAAGGTTCTATGAGATCGGCTTTTTCTTTATATACAAATGTGATCAATTCTCATTGGTGGTatgttttgtttattaaattaatcaagGCATCTCTAGCACTAACTGGGTTTTAGATTCTGTGTCTAAAGAACAAGCAATTGATCTCCATGTTCTCTTTTTCCTGTCTGTCAACACTTGTCATCTAGTTTTTGCTTGCCCTGCGATATCGTCTCCAAGACTCAACATGTTTGAAGTTGAACAGATTCTATTTGACCATATGATTTGCAACACTAGTAACAGAACAATCAAAATCTAAGTTCTCTTTTTTGATTTGGATTTATTAAAGTGTTCTCCAATTCAACAAATTGCACAAGAACAAGTACGTGAtggattgtaaaaaaaaaaaatggttacaATGAAGAACTTTCGctgttttgctttctttcttttttatcatgGAAGAATACTAAAGATTAATTTAAAGGCAACAAATGTATCCAAAGAGTGGCCTGTAAGTTGTGCAAGTGTTCTAATTCCAAGAGTGAGATTCAGATTTAATACTTATTTGAATTGAGGGTTCTAATGTGCTCTGCccatataatgaaaaatatttcagGATCATGGAGGGGAAAGTTTTGGAGCGAATGACATTTTACTTGATGAAATTTTATCAGGTCTATATCTTCTCCAGCTTTTTATATCTCAACATCATTATTAACAATAGTCAAGCAGCAAAATTTTGTGAAGCTTTGGGGACTATATTGATAGATGTTATTTTACCAATCTTATTGCAAATATTGTAGGAGATAATGTCGGCTCATTTTCTTCACCTATGGTTCTTGGAACGGTACATACAGAAGAGAATGAGGTTCATATCCTTGCTTAACACAGAGTTGTCTTGCTTCTTTCTCGTTTCTATAATCTCCTTTGGTTGGTGTTGCTGCTGCTATCATAGATTTTTTGCTTTCTGTGTGTGTTTGTGGAGACATAGAATTCTTTATCATTGGGTTAGTAAGTGCATGTGAAACTTCAAATCTACAAGTTTGGGCTATTGGCTTATGTAATTTCTATTGATTTAAAACACCTGGTCACATTGCATTTTTCTATTGGGAGCTTTTGAAACTTtgtaaagcaaaaaaataatctttgaTAGTTGAGGGTTTTATATGAATCAGGGGCCAAAGGGGTTTGAATGATAGCAATCATCGGCAGTTTTAGTAGCCCAAATACTCaggttttttaattaagttcattCTGCTAACTTCACTATCATTTGTTGACTTGACACATTAAGGGGAGTAATATCTCAATTATAGATTTTGCTTGCAAAGTTTGTTatggtctctctctctctctctctatgtatTTACAAGTTTATTTCAATGCTACAGATGATAGGTCAGATGGTTGATAGCTTCTCAAATATCAAAGGTAAGCATTAGAGCACAAAATGTGTCATATGCTTTAAGAGATAACTTTGATTATGAGAAAATTCTTGTTCTCTGCCACATGTATACTTAAAAGTGAATTCTTTATAACTGATAATCtccttatgatttgaatatccAGTTACTAATAAATAGTTGTTGGGTATACTCAATTTCCATTGTTAAATTTCAACagttgatgaagagtgtggatcaTTTCCTTCGGAGGTGAATGTCTCCAGCAGCAAAACAGAAGTAAAGGTTAGATTACTGTTGATTTCTGATATATTCCAGTTCTCATTGAGATACCAATGTACCATTTTTCGGTTATAAAAATTGTATTGCTAAATTTTTTCCATCAATTTGTAGATTggaggagaaaaagaaatataacacaATTTGTTGTCATGCTGCGTGTTTTATCTATATAGAAATTTGTGCTGGATCTGTTTgagtaaattataattatgctACAGGCAGTAGATCAGAAAGGTGAAAACTTACCTGTGAACAACCATCAAGTTGCAGATTTAGAAGAGATGAACATTCAAGGACAACATCTGGTTTCACCACTTGCAGGTTTGTCATGTATAgccataaatatttttaccatGCAGCAGTATTATATTCAAACTTCTGCTggctaaaattaaatttaatgacaGCTAGTGAGCATTCAGATAATATTGACAGATCTTCACCACCAAATGTTAATTCAGGAGAAAATGAAAAGGTACAATTTCTCTAAATCTTCTCAGAGCCTGATTTGCATAATATGATGTTTGAGATCCCTAAATCTAAATCTTCAATGCTTTCTGAATTCACTCTTGTTCAGTTCTTTTCTTTCACCTTTCTTATGAGTTGGAATGGGTACTCAGGTAGTGACCTGCAATACtcaaaattcaagtttttagttggaatggatttttttttttaatgtttttgcagattttggagaattcatggttaaagatcaagagggttgaagatgaagatacatgaagctttttactttgtgtaattaactcgaaaaatattttgtaatgaaagtacataaatagtgtaaacctcttatattttgttattactcAAAAAACATTGCACTTTAACTCATAACATGtcaataaaggtcaatgaaattgaatttaggatatttttgaatgtaatgaaaaatttatgtttttgatttacaggttcaacaaatttatttattattaataggaaaaaaattaaaattgaattcaataacaaatttagagatggttataaccacctctaaaagtataaacatggaagaaattaatagctatagaggcggttataaccgcctcttccacttataatttttagaggtggttactATTcagaattaatgaaaatttagtagatatagaggcggttataaccacttctaccatttataatttttagaggtgattataaccgcctctaaagctattaaagaataatgaaaacttagtagttatagaggtggttataaccgcctctaaaactattgaagggtaatgaaaacttagtagctatagaggcggttataaccgcctctactcttcttattaaaaaccgcttccgtaaataaaacttaccccaacggttgatagaaaccggctctaaagtatagagccggcttgatacgaggcggtttagaggcgggtaaaaaaaccaacactatatctatagaggcggttataaccgcctctatagggctttgaaaccgcctcaaaaacacttttttggtGTAGTGACGTGCTAAGGATGAAATCGGAGCCCCATTGTGGCTAAGCTATGTTGATTTGCCCTCTGAAGTGAAGAAATGTTTTGCCTTTTGTGCCATATTCCCAAAAGATAGTGTGATTGAAGTAGATATGCTTGTTCAAATTTGGATGGCTCATGGGTTTATTCCATCTCAAACTGTAAACGATATAGAAGTTGAAGGCCATGAGATTTTCGATGAATTGATAGGGAGATCTCTTCTGCAAAATGTTACTGATGGAATTGATAGTGTCACCCATTATTATACCTCTAATGATGGGCGTCCTTCCCGAGGTTGTAGACTGTGTAAGATGCATGATCTCATTCATGACCTTGCCTTATTTGTTACTGGAGATGAGTGCTCCACATTGCCTCAAAGAAATGaattcatgaaaattttaaaaaggacCCGTCATTTCTTATTAAATCATGATGTAGGATATGATATGGGTGATTGCGTCCCTAGTGTTCGCACTGCATTATCTGTCGGAATGGAATTCATTGGGCTGTCAAAGTTGAAGTTGCTCAGAGTGTTACAGTTGGGTCGAGAAGCAAATGTTGACGAGCTGCCTACTTCAATAGAATATTTGCACCATCTAAGATATCTCAATCTTTCTGGGACTGACATAAGAGAACTACCAGAATCAATCTGTATGCTTGTTAATTTGCAGACATTGAATTTGAGTCTTTGTATTCATCTTACTAAACTTCCCATGAGTATAGTATACATGAAGAGTCTTAGACATCTTCATCTTAGTAATTGTCATACACTAGAAATCATGCCATCTGGTCTAAGTCAATTGCCTTGCttgaaaacattaacaaaatacaTTGTCTCAGAGGATGCGGGGAACAAGATAGGAGAGCTACAGCGTTGGGATCTTGAAGGTGAACTTGTGTTGTATGACCTCCACAAGGTGCAGAATGCAGATGAGGCAAAAGAAGCTAATATGAGTAGCAAACAAAACATTAAGTCATTGTACCTGTCTTGGGGTAGGAGAGCATCAGTGGAAAATGCAGAAAATGCAGAAACCTCACGCTGCATTAAAAGAGCTCAGTCTGCAATATTATCCGGGCACACAGTTTTCAATGTGGATTAGAGACAGACAGCAACTTCAGCATCTGGTTAAGATCCGTCTCGCATGGTGCGGAAGATGTAGACAACTCCCGGCCCTGGAGCAATTACCTTATCTTGAAGATCTCACTATTTGTGAAATGCATGGCATCAAACACATAATTAACAACACCATCGCCATCGGCaatgcatcatcatcattcccTGCACTGAGGAGACTTTGGCTTAGTCAAATGGCTAACCTGGAGGGGTGGTGTTTGGAGGAGGATAGAGAAACTGCTCCACCCTTGTTTCCATGCCTGACTGAGTTGGTTATTTATGAATGCCCGAAGTTGACAACCATGCCACAAATTCCAACTCTCAAAGAGTTACACATATCAGAATCATACTGCGGGACACAAATCGCTCTCATGGCCAAGCAGAAGGGGTTCTTCAAGCATTTGAAATCTCTTGACAGGTTGTGGCTAAGGCGATGTGAGGAGTTGGCTTTGCTGCTGGAAGACAAGGAGGAGACAATACCCTTAAGCTCATCACTTCATTTATTAGGTATTAATGATTGCAGTCAGTTCTCATTATCAGCGGCTTTGCAGAACCTTACCTCCCTCGAATGTCTCAATATGTCTCATTTTGAAGACCTATTGTCCTGGCCGGATGAGATGTTGAGAGATTCGGAATCCCTCAAATATCTGAATTTAAACtttttgcaagaatttgataagtgcatcATCACAAGGAGATTGTGGTCTACCGTTTCTAACGGATCTTACGGTTTCTGATTGTGATGCGCTGATAGAATTACCCAAGTGCCCTGCATCTCTCGATAGCTTGTCTGTTCGCAATTGTCCAAGCATCATGTCTTTGTATTCAGATATGGGACACCTCActtcattaatctttttatCATTATCTAAATTACCCAAGCTGGTGTCTCTGTCAAAAGGGTTGCAAGGCCTCACTTTCCcttaaatatctatatattgaaGATTGTCCAGCCCTGAAGTCATTCCCAGAAGGCCTCCAACAGAGGCTTCCTACTCTTACAAGGCTTAAAATTAGTGGATGCCCTAAGCTAGAGAGGCGATGTAGGCCAGGAGGAGACTATTTCCATCTTGTCTCTAGCATCTCAGAAAGATCCATAAAAAGCAGCCCTAGAAGGACTCTATTAGCACCTTGTCTCTAACATCATGGAAGCATAAATAGTGAGCAATCATTCATCGCTCAAAAACATAACTACTCTCTTTACAAGTTATGAATCAATGCATTGCAACAAATTCCGCCTTTTTTTGGTGGCGATTTTTCATCGATCGTTTTGCTTGTTTGCTTGATGCATTTTTATTTCAACAAGCATGTTTTTATATGGTGCCATCTTCTCCCCTGctctttttta
This sequence is a window from Dioscorea cayenensis subsp. rotundata cultivar TDr96_F1 unplaced genomic scaffold, TDr96_F1_v2_PseudoChromosome.rev07_lg8_w22 25.fasta BLBR01002186.1, whole genome shotgun sequence. Protein-coding genes within it:
- the LOC120257567 gene encoding putative disease resistance protein RGA1 → MAHGFIPSQTVNDIEVEGHEIFDELIGRSLLQNVTDGIDSVTHYYTSNDGRPSRGCRLCKMHDLIHDLALFVTGDECSTLPQRNEFMKILKRTRHFLLNHDVGYDMGDCVPSVRTALSVGMEFIGLSKLKLLRVLQLGREANVDELPTSIEYLHHLRYLNLSGTDIRELPESICMLVNLQTLNLSLCIHLTKLPMSIVYMKSLRHLHLSNCHTLEIMPSGLSQLPCLKTLTKYIVSEDAGNKIGELQRWDLEGELVLYDLHKVQNADEAKEANMREHQWKMQKMQKPHAALKELSLQYYPGTQFSMWIRDRQQLQHLVKIRLAWCGRCRQLPALEQLPYLEDLTICEMHGIKHIINNTIAIGNASSSFPALRRLWLSQMANLEGWCLEEDRETAPPLFPCLTELVIYECPKLTTMPQIPTLKELHISESYCGTQIALMAKQKGFFKHLKSLDRLWLRRCEELALLLEDKEETIPLSSSLHLLGINDCSQFSLSAALQNLTSLECLNMSHFEDLLSWPDEMLRDSESLKYLNLNFLQEFDKCIITRRLWSTVSNGSYGF